The Paracoccus sp. MC1862 genome includes a window with the following:
- a CDS encoding D-amino-acid transaminase, with protein MSRTVLVNGRYLPEEQATVSIFDRGFLMADGVYEVVSVLDGRLLDFDGHMKRLARSLDELGMTHPMTNAEWLQAHQRLVTENGIAEGLVYLQVTRGNPGDRDFAYPPEGTTPTVVMFTQSKPGLAQNPQAETGLRVCTVPDLRWSRRDIKTVQLLYPSMAKMEAKARGCDDAWMVEDGLVTEGTSNNAYIVKDGTIITRQLSTDILHGITRAAVLRLAAEAQLGVEERSFTVDEAKAADEAFITSASAFVMPVVELDGTAIGDGKPGPVARRLREIYLDEMRRTAV; from the coding sequence ATGTCCCGCACCGTCCTTGTCAACGGCCGCTACCTGCCTGAGGAACAGGCCACCGTCTCGATCTTCGACCGGGGATTTCTGATGGCCGACGGCGTCTACGAGGTCGTCAGCGTGCTGGACGGCAGGCTTCTGGATTTCGACGGCCATATGAAACGGCTGGCGCGCTCGCTGGATGAGCTGGGCATGACCCATCCCATGACGAATGCGGAATGGCTGCAAGCGCACCAGCGGCTGGTCACGGAAAACGGCATTGCCGAGGGGCTGGTCTATCTGCAGGTCACGCGCGGCAACCCCGGTGACCGCGACTTTGCCTATCCGCCCGAAGGGACAACGCCCACGGTCGTCATGTTCACCCAGTCGAAGCCGGGATTGGCCCAGAACCCGCAGGCGGAAACCGGGCTGCGAGTCTGCACGGTGCCCGACCTGCGCTGGTCGCGCCGCGACATCAAGACGGTGCAACTCCTTTACCCCTCGATGGCCAAGATGGAGGCCAAGGCGCGGGGCTGCGACGACGCCTGGATGGTCGAGGACGGGCTGGTGACCGAAGGAACCTCGAACAACGCCTATATCGTCAAGGACGGCACCATCATCACCCGCCAGCTTTCGACCGACATCCTGCATGGCATCACCCGCGCCGCGGTGCTGCGGCTGGCCGCCGAGGCGCAGCTTGGGGTCGAGGAACGCAGCTTCACCGTGGATGAGGCAAAGGCGGCGGACGAGGCCTTCATCACCTCGGCCTCGGCCTTCGTGATGCCGGTGGTGGAACTGGACGGCACGGCCATCGGGGACGGCAAGCCCGGCCCCGTGGCGCGGCGGCTGCGCGAGATCTACCTGGACGAGATGCGCCGCACGGCGGTCTGA
- a CDS encoding calcium-binding protein, which yields MYLLLLGLLGVAAIGSLLSSDDDEEFDEGEDLPDIPVRDGTDNSETLTGTDGAEIIRGFRGDDTIDAGAGDDWIYGGLDDDTVIADAGDDRVFLGRGDDLYGERGSTADDGNDTIEGGSGKDTVHAGAGDDLILPGDDDNDDDVLNGGPGSDTIRGGHGDDLIGADDVLDGDPDFYYGDKGSDTIWLGDGDYAEGGEGRDDYLLTAGLGASTIVYGSADRITVNYEGTGDDPPEVRVVQSGADAHLVVDGDVLAILKDTDAAAVDEIELKASGSAAGAATGAVVGGPAGSGPGSAAGPAS from the coding sequence ATGTATCTGCTGCTGCTCGGCCTTCTGGGCGTCGCCGCCATCGGCAGCCTTCTGTCCAGCGACGACGACGAGGAATTCGACGAAGGCGAGGACCTGCCTGACATTCCCGTCCGGGACGGCACCGACAATTCCGAGACGCTGACCGGCACCGACGGGGCCGAGATCATCCGCGGCTTCCGGGGGGACGACACCATCGACGCGGGCGCCGGCGACGACTGGATCTACGGGGGGCTGGACGATGATACGGTCATCGCCGATGCCGGGGACGACCGCGTCTTCCTGGGCAGGGGCGACGATCTCTACGGCGAGCGCGGCAGCACCGCCGATGACGGCAACGACACCATCGAGGGCGGCAGCGGCAAGGACACCGTCCATGCAGGCGCGGGCGATGACCTGATTCTGCCCGGCGACGACGACAATGACGACGACGTGCTGAACGGCGGCCCCGGCTCGGACACGATCCGGGGCGGCCATGGCGATGACCTCATCGGCGCCGACGACGTTCTGGATGGCGATCCCGACTTTTACTACGGCGACAAGGGCAGCGACACGATCTGGCTCGGCGACGGCGATTACGCCGAAGGGGGCGAAGGCCGCGACGACTACCTGCTGACCGCGGGCCTGGGCGCCTCGACCATCGTCTATGGATCGGCGGACCGGATCACCGTGAACTACGAGGGCACCGGGGATGATCCGCCCGAGGTCAGGGTGGTGCAGTCGGGCGCAGACGCCCATCTGGTCGTGGACGGCGATGTTCTGGCCATTCTCAAGGACACCGACGCTGCGGCGGTCGACGAGATCGAGCTGAAGGCATCGGGCAGCGCGGCTGGTGCCGCCACGGGTGCCGTCGTCGGCGGTCCCGCGGGTTCCGGTCCCGGCTCTGCTGCAGGACCGGCAAGCTAG
- a CDS encoding amino acid ABC transporter ATP-binding protein — MGSEIAVRIEKLNKWYGTFHVLRDIDLTVHRGERIVIAGPSGSGKSTLIRCINQLEEHQSGRITVDGIELTNDIKNIDKIRSEVGMVFQHFNLFPHLTVLENCTLAPIWVRKVPRREAEETAMHFLREVRIPEQADKYPGQLSGGQQQRVAIARSLCMKPKIMLFDEPTSALDPEMIKEVLDTMIELAEGGMTMICVTHEMGFAQAVAHRVIFMDQGQIVEENTPREFFNNPQSERTKLFLSQILGH; from the coding sequence ATGGGGTCCGAGATCGCCGTGCGGATCGAGAAGCTGAACAAGTGGTACGGCACCTTTCACGTGCTGCGCGACATCGACCTGACCGTCCACCGGGGCGAGCGGATCGTGATCGCCGGGCCGTCGGGATCGGGGAAATCGACGCTGATCCGCTGCATCAACCAGCTTGAGGAACACCAGTCCGGCCGCATCACCGTGGACGGGATCGAACTGACCAACGACATCAAGAACATCGACAAGATCCGGTCCGAGGTCGGGATGGTGTTCCAGCACTTCAACCTGTTCCCGCATCTGACCGTGCTGGAGAACTGCACCCTTGCGCCCATCTGGGTCCGCAAGGTGCCCCGGCGCGAGGCCGAGGAAACGGCGATGCATTTCCTGCGCGAGGTCCGCATCCCCGAGCAGGCCGACAAGTATCCCGGCCAGTTGTCGGGCGGCCAGCAGCAGCGGGTGGCCATTGCCCGCTCGCTCTGCATGAAGCCCAAGATCATGCTCTTCGACGAGCCGACCAGCGCCCTTGATCCCGAGATGATCAAGGAAGTTCTGGATACCATGATCGAGCTGGCCGAGGGCGGCATGACGATGATCTGCGTGACGCATGAGATGGGCTTTGCCCAGGCCGTGGCGCATCGGGTGATCTTCATGGACCAGGGCCAGATCGTCGAGGAGAACACCCCGCGCGAGTTTTTCAACAATCCGCAATCCGAACGCACCAAGCTGTTCCTCAGCCAGATTCTGGGGCATTGA
- a CDS encoding amino acid ABC transporter permease (The N-terminal region of this protein, as described by TIGR01726, is a three transmembrane segment that identifies a subfamily of ABC transporter permease subunits, which specificities that include histidine, arginine, glutamine, glutamate, L-cystine (sic), the opines (in Agrobacterium) octopine and nopaline, etc.), with the protein MSEVHAETVPFVRGTMLPPTPPPARQSGVVLWLRENLFSGPLNILLTLAGLAVVWSIVSHLWPWFANSVWNASSIGECRQIIAERDGPGATGACFAIIRERWNQFIFGFYPAEHYWRPTAAFALLLFAVAPILFSESRRLRWTVLALTAVLGFAACVALGTPIRPLLVIGAAFVALTALIEYAPGRALVFSLLYPFLAVWLLWGGPIWNPLAVLAGFALALIIWRTLGRFGAGLIGLALGVGFAVWWWTALGPRVAADLQALLPMALAPVESRSFGGFLLALTIGVSGIVMSLPLGIILALARQSNLPVVKMLAVMFIEFIRGVPLITLLFVASILLNYFLPPGTSFDIILRVIIMVTLFASAYMAEVIRGGLAALPRGQYEGADSLGLTYWQAQRLIILPQALKISIPGIVGTFIGVFKDTTLVTFVGLFDPLKQMADTIRATFAWKGAYWEPYVFTGTIFFILCFAMSRYAMYLERRLKTDHR; encoded by the coding sequence ATGAGCGAAGTCCATGCCGAAACCGTCCCCTTCGTGCGCGGCACCATGCTGCCGCCGACCCCTCCGCCTGCGCGGCAATCGGGGGTGGTGCTGTGGCTGCGCGAGAACCTGTTTTCCGGGCCGCTGAACATCCTGCTGACTCTGGCCGGCCTGGCGGTTGTCTGGAGCATCGTCTCGCATCTGTGGCCGTGGTTCGCGAACTCGGTCTGGAACGCATCCAGCATCGGCGAGTGCCGCCAGATCATCGCCGAGCGCGACGGCCCCGGCGCCACCGGCGCCTGCTTCGCCATCATCCGCGAACGCTGGAACCAGTTCATCTTCGGCTTCTACCCGGCCGAGCATTACTGGCGCCCCACCGCTGCATTCGCGCTGCTGCTGTTCGCGGTGGCTCCCATCCTGTTTTCCGAAAGCCGCCGGCTGCGCTGGACGGTGCTGGCGCTGACCGCGGTCCTTGGCTTTGCGGCCTGCGTCGCGCTGGGCACGCCCATACGGCCGCTGCTGGTCATCGGCGCCGCTTTCGTCGCCCTGACGGCGCTGATCGAATACGCGCCGGGACGGGCGCTGGTCTTCAGCCTCCTTTACCCTTTCCTTGCGGTCTGGCTGCTCTGGGGCGGGCCGATCTGGAATCCGCTTGCGGTTCTGGCCGGATTTGCCCTTGCCCTGATCATCTGGCGGACCCTCGGACGCTTCGGCGCGGGGTTGATCGGGCTGGCGCTGGGCGTGGGTTTTGCCGTCTGGTGGTGGACGGCGCTCGGCCCCCGGGTGGCGGCGGACCTGCAGGCGCTTCTGCCGATGGCGCTGGCCCCGGTCGAATCGCGGTCCTTCGGCGGCTTCCTGCTGGCGCTGACCATCGGCGTCTCGGGCATCGTCATGTCGCTGCCGCTGGGGATCATCCTGGCGCTTGCCCGCCAGTCGAACCTGCCGGTAGTCAAGATGCTGGCAGTCATGTTCATCGAGTTCATCCGCGGCGTGCCGCTGATCACGCTGCTCTTCGTGGCCTCGATCCTGCTGAACTACTTCCTGCCGCCGGGCACCAGCTTCGACATTATCCTGCGGGTCATCATCATGGTGACCCTGTTCGCGAGCGCCTACATGGCCGAGGTGATCCGCGGCGGCTTGGCCGCCCTGCCGCGCGGGCAATACGAGGGCGCGGACTCGCTTGGCCTGACCTATTGGCAGGCGCAGCGGCTGATCATCCTGCCGCAGGCGCTGAAGATTTCCATCCCCGGCATCGTCGGCACCTTCATCGGCGTCTTCAAGGACACCACGCTGGTCACCTTCGTGGGCCTTTTCGACCCGCTGAAGCAGATGGCCGACACGATCCGGGCGACCTTCGCCTGGAAGGGTGCCTATTGGGAGCCTTACGTCTTCACCGGCACCATCTTCTTCATCCTGTGCTTCGCCATGTCCCGATACGCCATGTATCTGGAACGGCGGCTCAAGACCGATCACCGCTGA